The Ahaetulla prasina isolate Xishuangbanna chromosome 5, ASM2864084v1, whole genome shotgun sequence genomic sequence CCGGTTTCCCCCCCATGCATTCATATTAGGGTCGATCGGCTACAAAGCTGCTGTATATAGataaatgcagaatagaatagaatagaatagaatagaatagaatagaatagaatagaatagaatagaatagaatagaatagaatagaaattcttcattgaccaagtgtgattggatacacacatattttattttattttattatttgcatgcttttaacTATTTTTCTACACATGCATGCCCAAGATTACTAATTTAAAATGAACAAGAATGCACTGCTCCCATGACCATAATTCTTGGAAACACTAAACGTAAAATAGagatgtgtatttatttatttgtttgtttattaaatttatatgctgcccatctcgctgataaggcaactctgggcagcttataaacagataaatgtaaaaacaattaaaattgttGATTTATATTAAGAgcgagagaacgagagagaataCTTCTATATAAGTGttgtataataataaaatatataataactatTATAATAATTCTCTTGTATTTCGTTTTTATGCTTTCCACATTTTAGTCTCATATCCATAAGAATGAAGGGCAGtcttaattttatttcaatagaTAGTTTTGCCAGCGGTCCTGGGGACACCGAGTCCATCAAATGGTTGATTTGAGTGTTGTCACCAGAAAGGTTGGGAGTTCATTGGGCTTTGTGATGGAATTTTATTTCGGAAAGTgagtgagttgggtggccatataaattttcttaataaataaacatttaaaaaggagcaatggatcaaggagagaatcaagacagaactaaggagaaatgacaAAGCAGTGGGAAGAATTAATcagtttgccaccagaagttgtaaatgctccaacactggaaatatttaagaaaatgttggatagccatttgtctgaaatggtgtagggtttcctgcctgggcagcgggttggactagaagacctccaaggtcccttccaactctgttattattattacaaactgTAGGGTGTCTTCTGCTCGAGcaggaagttttatttatttatttatttatttatttcatttatttatttgtcaatcatatataagataacaggtaaaagtataaacataatttggatacatgaaaagcagtggtgggtgtcaaatttatttttactactggttcggtgagtgtggcttggtgggcgtggcggggggaagatactgcaaaatctccattccctccccactctaggggagggttactgcaaaatccccatttcttcccaatcagctgggacttgggaggcagagaataaatgggggcggggccagtcagcatttttactactggttctcccaactactcaaaatttctgctaccggttttccagacctgatcagaacctgctgaaacccacctctgatgaaaagagtaagtaaaaaggaatattaggacagggacggtaggcacgcaggtgcgcttatgcacgccccttacagacctcttaggaatgggatgaggtcaatggtagatagtttttggttgaagctctggggattttgggaagagaccacagagtctggtattccaggcattgaccactctgttgctgaagtcatattttctgcaatcgagtttggagagatttaccttgagtttgtatctatcatttgctcatatattgttgtggttgaagctgaagtagtcgttgacaggtaggacattgtggtatataattttatgtactatgcttagttcagactgaagtctgcgtagttctaagttgtctaagcccaaaatttggagtctgctggcataaggtattttattgcgaatggaggagtggaggactcttctcgggAAATATCTctagactctctcaattgtattaatgtccgatatgcaatgcgggttccagacagatgagcttattcaaggattggtttagcaaatattttgcatgctctagttagtagcacaatattaccagagaagaagctacgcaagattaggttaacaactcttagtgcctttttggcgatgttgttacagtgggctctggcacttagatctttagaaatgagtactccaaggtccttgacagagtgtgggtcatctataaggtcatgtccatctaatttgtattgtaatggttggactagaagatcttcaaggtcccttccaactctggtattctgtttAAAAAATAGGCGGGAACTCATGTGCGTTCCAGAACATCTATTGTAGCCCAAGTTGTTTCACAGGTACAAAATGTGTCCTATGGTTGTTGTAAGATGCCTCAAGATTCTGGAGAAGAAAGCGATAATAAAGATGATGATCAATTAGAATAAACTCAAGTAGCCCAATGGTTAGGAGGACTCTGCAGAGCTATTTATGGGCAAAGCTGACACTCTCCTCTCTTCTGGCCTCTCCTTTTTCGTTTATTAGACCCCTTGAGCCTTTCACAAAATGGAGACTTGCAACTTCACGGGGGGTTCTGTCCCATCCTTCTGGCTGGTcggcttccccagcctccaggatcaCCAGTTCCCCCTCTTTTTCGTCTTCCTCGCCTTCTACCTGCTCATCCTTTCCAGTAACGTCACCATCATCGTGGCCGTGGCCACCGACCCCAAACTCCACAAGCCCATGTACTTTTTCCTGACCAACCTTTCCATCTTAGACATCCTCCTCACCACCATCACCATCCCCCGCATGCTGGCCATGTTCTTGGTCAATGCCAAGTCGGTCTCCTCCAAGGGATGCTTCTTGCAGATGTACTTCTTCCACGGGCTGGCGGTGACGGAGACCTTTCTCCTGGTGGTGATGTCCTACGACCGCTACGAGGCCATCTGCCACCCCTTGCACTACGCGGTCCGGATGACCAAGCAGAAGAACCTGCAGCTGGCTGCCGGAGCTTGGTTCTGCGCGCTGTTGGTCCCCATCCAACCGATTGTCCAGTTGTTTCAGCTGACCTTTCGCCAGACGCCCAGGGTCAACCACTGCTTCTGCGACCACTTGGCGGTGGTCCAGGCTGCTTGCCCAAACGCCTACACCACGTTCCAAAGTTTTCTGGGCTTTATCATTGCTATGACTGTCGCCTTTGGTCCTCTGCTGCTTGTGGTCATCTCCTACGCCTGCATCATGGTCTCCGTCTTGCAGATCAGGTCCAAGGAAGACCGCAGGAGGACCTTCTCCACTTGCTTCTCTCACCTGTTGGTGGTCATCACGTACTACTCCTCCATTGCTCTGGCCTTTCTCTCCTACCGCGTCCAGATGCCCAGCGACATCCACATTCTGAGCGACATGATTTTTGCCATTTTAACGCCTTTGGTCAACCCTCTTATTTACACTCTGAGAAACAGGGACATCAAGAGGGCGGTGAGAAAGCTGGCGTCCTCAAAAGTCTTCTCCATGCAGAAAGAAAGGCTCCGTTTAGACCAACTGAGGTCGAAGGAGATTTAAAACCGTGTTTTAATTAATGGGAGTTTTCGATTAGTGGAGCCCTTTAATTTAAATTAGATTTCGGCGTACCTAATTACAGTTGCTCCAGGACTTGTTAAATCTTCTCTCGCTAAGAGCCGGTAAATTCttgtatattttattgaaaaCAGCCTTGAAacgtttttatgttttattttgtgccCATTGCACTGTATTTGCCTGATAGGAAATCATAATTTCAGCCAGATATTATTTGTGAATCGAAAAGAGTTGTTTTACATTTCGCTGATAACCCTAAGTTGAAGACAGAGCCATCAGGATGAAGCCTACAAGCATCTGGGCATTTTGCAGTTAGAAAACATCAAGCATGGACaaattaaaaatgtgattaataaagaaTGCACCCAAAGAATCATAGAAtcgtagggttggaagggaccttagtggtcttctagtccaaccccctgcttacttCATtcaggacaaatggttgtccaatctctttttgaaaacctccaatgttggagcacccacaactactgtgttgtgcctcgctccccccccctccccgcagccgggcccctctcatctcctgccggacgctgatagtgcagaagaatgtcctggcatgcctccagcccccagtcctggcaccatgcctggacaaacggagcacctgggcccctcccccacagcatgtgagcctggggagtgtgaagccagccacgagctagaattgccggcagctggagggtggacagatccaggcttccggagaatggagaggcgacgtcagcaaaaggaagggaggggcaggcctggataagtgctgagtcatggagccacaccccatggcctatataagggatctgctttctggcattctctaagtcaggcaaagtctaacttggattgctgaagtcacttcctggtctcctgcttgccttgagaactctgataggactttggcagagctgcagaggcacacttgatacggacttccccgacccggccgtcagaggaggaatgggacacgacatacTGGgaggaagccattccactggttaattgtcctcacggtcaggaaatttctccttaattccaggttgcttctctccttggttactttccatccgttgtttcttgtcctgccctctggtgctttggagaataggttgaccccacccccctcttctttggggcagcccctgagatattggaagatgacTATCAtaccacccctggtccttctcttcattaaagcagacagacccaattcctgcaactgttcatcatatggtttagcctctagAGCAGAAAAGATAGAGATGAAGTGAGGGGACCTTCTCCCTTGCCCAATGCCTGGGTCAAGAGCCAGATATTCAGCagtcttctaaaccaggggtctccaaccttggtccctttaagacttgtcgacttgaagtcctccaggcttcaagttgccaaggttggagacccctgctctggagaacTAAATGAGAATTAAAGACAACATTTAATGGTGCAAATCCCCTCAAAAGCATCAATTCCTGGACTCATAATTCAATACACGCCTCAAATTATTAACTGAATACAAGCTGAACTGGACAGactggcgagagagagagagagaaagttaatTATTATTTGCTGTATAGAGGGCCTGCTCCTGGGTTCCTGATAGATGGCACATTTTAAGACATCAGACTAGTCagccaaaaataatattttggactTACTGGAACTCTTTGGTTTAGGAAAAAAATGGGCCGAGCCTTGTATTATTGGAGATGCACTGAGAAGAATTGTTCATTAAAACGTATTTTTGCACCCTCctaaccagcggtgaaatccaattttttttttactatcggttctgtggccgtggcttggtgggtgtggtgtggcttggtgggtgtggcttggtgggcgtggcaggggaaggatactgcaaaatccccattccctcctgactcctggataaaggatattgcaaaatctctattccctccccactcctgggggaaggctattgcaaaatccccattccctcctgactcctggataaaggatactgcaaaatccccattccctccccactcctgggggaaggatattacaaaatccccattccctccggaTTCCTGGgtaaaggacattgcaaaatctccattcccaccccactctggggctagccagaggtggtatttgccggttctcagaactactcaaaatttccgctaccggttccccagaacctgtcagaacctgctggatttcacccctgctcctaacCTTATTGTGTTCTTGGAAAAACTGATTATATACATTAATCTGACTTTGATGTTTTAATAGCTTTGAATGTCCATATTTTGTTGGCGATATACTTAttacatcaggggtccccaaaccccgGTCCGTGGACTGGCACCAGTACGCGACATGCCAGAAATCGGGCTGCACAAACAAATCAGatcccatccgtgggatgcaggcagcacacataaCCAACTCCCTCCCATCTGtggaaaacctctctccatggaaccagtccctggtgcccaagagATTGTGAGACACATCAACCGACAACCAGCCTACAAACccatcagaatccaaatcaagccTTAGCCAACCAGCGAGGGCACCGACCGGCAACCAACCCACACGTGCCCCCCCCACCCTGCCAACCAGCACTTCATCCCTCAGTGACCCTCACCTGAcatgacctccccatcacaaggcCCTCACCTGATGGGACCcacacacctgacccatcacaagacctacggACCACACAAAGCCTTTAGAAGCAGAAAAACGCAGACTTTCCTTAAACttcgctgaagatgttacctagcctggtaacgaaatgttCAGAAAGCAACCCGCAAGCTCAGAGAAAGAACCTCCACCCTCAGCTGCTATattactcctcttcctccttctcctcttcctcctcatcccATTCTCCatatcctcctctctgcaaaccctcactcttctagcactgatgatattccctagcggagccgtgaaatgtctgcaagaaaacaagctgagagaacaccaaggaccccacaatccttcttctccttctccttctctttccccttccccttgtcttccttctcattctcctccctctccttctccttcctcctttttccttcctcttttttcctttagcactgatgatattccctagttgggtcaattaaatgtctgcaagaaaacaaactgagcggacaccaaggaccccacaatccttctccttctcttccttctcctccttctccttccttctttttccttcctcttttttccttcctcctttagcactgatgatattacctagttgggtcatgaaatgtctgcaagaaaacaaactgagCGAACAACCAGGACTCAAcaatccttttccttctcctccttctccttctcctccttctccttttccttcctcctttttccttcctcttttttcctttctcctctggcactgatgacattccctagttgggtcataaaaggtttgcaagaaaaccaccaacctcCAAGAGCACCAAGaaaccctcatttcaaccctgagcgatGAAATATTCTCCTTCATAGCTGTTCACTGTTTCTAATGTCTGAAAAAATGAGGGCCACTCACCGATCAGGAGCTCTGCGTAGCTTCTAACGTTGTCACTACTCGCATCTGGGGTTTAGGTAGTGAAGCACTTCCAACTGAGAAGCATACATCCGGCTTTTCTCCCGGACTTCAAGCATTGCTCTAATTTCAGTCCTATAATTTTCAACTTCTCTAGACCATCAATGAACGGAAGAGCTCCACTCAAGAGATTTGAGGAAAGTGCCGTACGGAGCGAGTCCTATTAACCATGGAATCTCAGGAAGAGTTTGAATTTTCCCATTCAGTGTCTTCGCTTCCTTAAGAGGAGAAAGACCACGAGTGGCCTTGAAAAAGAAAAcgcaagggaaaaaaacccacaattacAATCAACACTTTTTCTCAAAATTCATAAACGTTCGCTAGGAATGAAGAGGCTGCaaagacagtcctcaacttacaacgattcatttagtgaccaaagttacagcagcacaggggaaaaaagtgacttatgacggaTTTttacacacttacgaccattgcagcattcttgtggtcacgtgatcaaaattcagacgcttcacAACTTAACAACtagagtgagtcacttaacacctacggcataaaatgggacaaaattcccttaacaaccatctcacttagcaatggaaattttgggttcggttgcggtcataagtcgaggaccacctatatataaaatacaatgcCTTGTTAGGCTTAAaaaataagttgaggactaatcgACAAATGCTGTTTTGTTTTGAGAAAGCCAAGTTGGAGGAGTAAATTTCCATTAGCATGAAAGcaaactgggtgattttgagcctgtCATGATCTCTCAGCCCagaccacctcacagggttgttgttgtgggggaaataggaggagaaagataTGGCGGACATCTTTGTCTTCTTGAGTTACTTGGAAaactaataatagaatagaatagaatagaatagaatagaatagaatagaattttattggccaagtatgattggacacacaaggaatttgtcttgtgtgTCCAAAGGCAGgattcaaattaaataaaaacaagagagagagagagagagagagagagagagagagagagagagagagagaagaggaaaggaaggaaggaaggaaggaaggaaggaaggaaggaaggaaggaaggaaggaaggaaggaaggaaaagaaaaaagaaagaaagaaaaaagagaaagaaagaggaagaaagaggggaaagaaaggaagaaaggaagggaagaaagaaggaagaaagaaagaaagaaagaggaaggaagaggggaaagaaaggaagaaaggaagggaagaaagaggaaggaagaaaagaaaaagaaaaaggaaggaagaggaaggaagaggggaaagaaaggaagaaaggaagaaggaaggaaggaaggaagaggaaggaaggaaggaaggaaaagaaaaaagagaagagaaagaaaggaaggaaggaagcaaggggggaaagaaaggaaggaaggaagaaaggaaaagaaaaaagaaaaagaaagaaagaaagaacaaaagaaagaaagagtaggagaaagaaaggaaggaaaagaaaaaagaaaaaagagagaaagaaagaaagaaagaaagaaagaaagaagaaggaagaagaggggaaaggaaggaaggaaggaaggaaggaaggaaaagaaaaaagagaaggaaagaaagaaaaagaggggaatgaaagaagaggaggggaaagaaaggaaggaaggaaggaaaagaaaaagagaaagaaagagagagagagggaggaaggaaggaagaaaggaaaagaagaaagaaaaaaagaaagaaagaaagaccaaggCAAGGGCAAGGACAAAGGgcaccctggaggccatctttgcAGGATCTCATGAAGGGGGGATGCTAGGAGGAAACCCACTCTCATGAGGATGCCTTTGTGGAGCCAGCTTTTCGACAAGGGAAGGTGCTCTGCACATGGTCAGAGACACTCTCAGCGGACTGTTTACAGGGGTGCCCAAACAAAGTCAAGGCAGGCCCAGTGTTTACATCATTGCAGCTAGAGTGTTTTCTTGCCAGAAAATAAAGGCTAGGCCTCAAAAAAGGGTTTGGACAAAtctgaaagaaataataaagctGTCATTCTTtatgtttataactttgcttctaCAAAGAGGAAAATTCGAGAGCCCGAACGGAGGAAATAAatcatgaaatgaaataaatctaATGGGCAGCTTTCCAAAAGAAagtcagataaaataaaataaagataaaataaagactGTCCTTGAAAAGACAAGACGTGTGCGTTCACCACACTGGGCAGgtcctaaataaatatatatatatatatttgctaaatTGACAAAGCTGCCCATTTCAAAGTTCGCCAGGCAGAGCTTGGGTTTGGGTGGTCCCAgcctccatcttgacttttttgaccttccCCTGCTCTAACCAGTTTGCTCTTTTCCCTTTTGACAGGCCAGCCCTTGCTTTTCTCTTGAGAAGGGCTAGAACTCTGCACATGCCCTGAGAAAATGGCTCAGCATTGGACGGGGGTGGGGGAGCATCACCTGGAGGGAGAGAAAGTAGCTGCTGTTAGAGAGGGGCTGCAGCTCCAGAGACCTCACCCCTTGGGGGGGGTGGCTGCTGCCCCAGAGGGCTCTGAACCCACTTAATCGAGGGGTCACAGAGGCCCTGATGCTCCTGCAAGCGGCCTGGCGGTTGCCTTCATCCCTTGGGCTGCTGCCTGGTTGCCCCGGGCAACGGAAGGCCAGGCAAAGGACCACTATGGGCGGGGCTAGAgcagagtgggtggagcctccaccTGGATGCTTTTAGTCCTTTTCCCaacagacttcagctcccagaattccccagcccgtgTGCCTTAAGAtggcagaattccccagccagcacaggtggacttcaactcccagaattccccagccagcgtgctttaagatgggtgaattttgactcccagaattccctagccaacgtgggtggacttcagttcctagaAAACTCCAGACagcatgggtggacttcgactcccaaaattccccagcc encodes the following:
- the LOC131199360 gene encoding olfactory receptor 2AT4; the protein is METCNFTGGSVPSFWLVGFPSLQDHQFPLFFVFLAFYLLILSSNVTIIVAVATDPKLHKPMYFFLTNLSILDILLTTITIPRMLAMFLVNAKSVSSKGCFLQMYFFHGLAVTETFLLVVMSYDRYEAICHPLHYAVRMTKQKNLQLAAGAWFCALLVPIQPIVQLFQLTFRQTPRVNHCFCDHLAVVQAACPNAYTTFQSFLGFIIAMTVAFGPLLLVVISYACIMVSVLQIRSKEDRRRTFSTCFSHLLVVITYYSSIALAFLSYRVQMPSDIHILSDMIFAILTPLVNPLIYTLRNRDIKRAVRKLASSKVFSMQKERLRLDQLRSKEI